One genomic window of Polyangium aurulentum includes the following:
- a CDS encoding cysteine desulfurase-like protein — translation MVAPLPSRDALRSWFPSLGADHVFLENAGGSQVPACVADAIRAYMLSSYVQLGAGYPLSARATAVVDEAHGFVETIMGAGDAGKVVLGPSATALTTILANAYGDVLRPGDEVVIAETNHEANAGPWARLERRGARVRLWRVDPVTARCPVEGLRELVTERTRIVAMPHVSNLLGQIEDVRAAANVAHAAGARLVLDGVAYAPHRPIDVRELGADYYVYSTYKVYGPHMAAMFGRREAFAEIEGPNHFFVPRESIPYKFELGGVSHEGCAGLLALRSYLAFLAGAEACDREAVVKAFSRMGALEQPLVERLVGWLARRPGVRIVGTARADEERVGTVSFVHDRVPNEVITAAAHRAGIGIRHGHMYAIRLCRALGLDPETGVVRVSLVHYNTPEEIERLIEVLDAIL, via the coding sequence ATGGTTGCCCCCCTGCCCTCGCGCGACGCGCTGCGATCCTGGTTTCCGAGCCTCGGCGCCGATCACGTCTTCCTCGAGAACGCCGGCGGCTCGCAGGTGCCGGCCTGCGTCGCGGACGCGATCCGCGCGTACATGCTCTCGAGCTACGTGCAGCTCGGCGCGGGCTACCCGCTGTCGGCGCGGGCGACGGCCGTGGTGGACGAGGCGCACGGGTTCGTCGAGACAATCATGGGGGCTGGGGACGCGGGCAAGGTGGTGCTCGGGCCCTCGGCGACGGCGCTGACGACGATCCTGGCGAACGCGTACGGCGACGTTTTACGCCCCGGGGACGAGGTGGTCATTGCAGAGACCAACCACGAGGCCAACGCGGGGCCCTGGGCGCGTCTCGAGCGGCGTGGGGCGCGGGTGCGGCTGTGGCGTGTGGATCCGGTAACGGCGCGCTGTCCTGTGGAGGGGCTGCGGGAGCTGGTGACGGAGAGGACGCGGATCGTGGCCATGCCGCACGTATCGAACCTGCTCGGGCAGATAGAGGACGTCAGGGCGGCTGCGAATGTCGCGCACGCAGCGGGGGCACGTCTCGTTTTGGACGGGGTTGCGTACGCGCCGCACCGGCCGATCGACGTGCGGGAGCTAGGGGCGGATTATTACGTTTATTCGACGTACAAGGTGTATGGGCCGCACATGGCTGCGATGTTCGGGCGGCGGGAGGCGTTTGCGGAGATCGAGGGGCCGAATCATTTCTTCGTCCCGCGGGAGTCAATTCCGTACAAATTCGAGCTTGGCGGGGTCTCGCACGAGGGTTGTGCGGGGCTCTTGGCGCTCCGATCGTATCTCGCGTTCCTGGCGGGCGCGGAGGCTTGCGATCGGGAGGCGGTGGTGAAGGCGTTCTCGCGGATGGGGGCGCTCGAGCAGCCGCTCGTGGAGAGGCTCGTCGGGTGGCTGGCGAGGCGACCGGGGGTGAGAATCGTGGGGACGGCACGCGCGGACGAGGAGCGCGTGGGCACGGTGAGCTTCGTCCATGATCGGGTGCCGAACGAGGTGATCACGGCAGCCGCGCACCGCGCCGGAATCGGTATACGGCACGGGCATATGTACGCGATCCGTTTATGCCGCGCGCTGGGGCTCGATCCGGAGACGGGCGTCGTGCGTGTGAGCCTGGTCCATTACAACACGCCCGAGGAAATCGAGCGACTGATCGAGGTACTGGATGCGATTCTTTAG
- a CDS encoding serine/threonine-protein kinase translates to MARTEHERDSGATEESQADPTLGTSQAEPTLGAGASVGGYVIERLVARGGCGSVYLARRPGDEVPVAIKLLHPALAPMAKMMVRFEREVELLKRIRHPNIVEIHEVGTLPDGTPFFVMEYLSGMTLDTLLLQRGRLSPDETLEVLEPVCAALGAAHAAGIVHRDVKASNVMVSGTPGTVKLLDFGIAKLIEPGPSEGLTSVNRQIGTPTIMAPEQLLCAPVDARTDVYALGALLYRLLTGRLPFESAWPSELVRKHLEEPPPRPSERVPLSRELDAVVLKCLEKRPERRYESVHALVRALRHAVGMNSRASALELPRLSVGLFVEIRLRADADDEGSLAVEIERVLAMAEERMRAGGFTIATTTSAEVLGIRLLSRDPLAWRAERQSALNFALAFQEELSGRRGADPRVHVNVCAHAGEVVVREREAEPEIVGGPLARTGDWAATEEVSGLCATWEMIQDLSGFWAAPGPDPLVVVTRPGV, encoded by the coding sequence ATGGCGCGAACTGAGCATGAGCGCGACAGCGGGGCGACCGAGGAATCGCAGGCAGATCCTACGCTCGGAACATCGCAAGCAGAGCCCACGCTCGGGGCCGGCGCTTCGGTTGGCGGGTATGTCATCGAGCGCCTGGTTGCGCGGGGCGGATGCGGGTCCGTCTACCTCGCTCGGCGGCCCGGCGACGAGGTGCCCGTGGCGATCAAGCTCTTGCACCCGGCTCTCGCGCCCATGGCGAAGATGATGGTTCGATTCGAGCGCGAGGTGGAGCTTCTGAAGCGCATCCGCCACCCGAACATCGTCGAGATTCACGAGGTCGGGACCCTCCCCGACGGAACGCCGTTTTTCGTGATGGAATACCTCTCGGGCATGACGCTCGACACGCTGCTCTTGCAGCGCGGGCGGCTGTCTCCGGACGAGACGCTCGAGGTGCTCGAGCCCGTGTGCGCGGCGCTCGGGGCGGCGCACGCGGCGGGGATCGTCCACCGCGACGTGAAGGCGAGCAACGTGATGGTCTCGGGCACGCCGGGAACGGTGAAGCTGCTCGATTTCGGCATCGCGAAGCTCATCGAGCCGGGCCCGAGCGAGGGCCTGACGAGCGTGAACCGGCAGATCGGGACGCCGACGATCATGGCGCCCGAGCAGCTGCTGTGCGCGCCGGTGGACGCCCGGACGGACGTATACGCGCTCGGCGCGCTGCTCTATCGGCTGCTGACGGGCCGTTTGCCCTTCGAGTCGGCGTGGCCGAGCGAGCTTGTCCGCAAGCACCTGGAAGAGCCGCCGCCGCGGCCGAGCGAGCGCGTGCCCCTGTCGCGCGAGCTCGACGCGGTGGTCCTGAAATGCCTCGAAAAACGGCCCGAGCGCAGATACGAGTCGGTGCACGCGCTCGTGCGGGCGCTGCGGCACGCGGTGGGCATGAACAGCCGCGCGAGCGCGCTCGAGCTGCCGCGGCTTTCGGTGGGCCTTTTCGTCGAGATAAGGCTGCGCGCGGACGCCGACGACGAGGGCTCGCTCGCGGTCGAGATCGAGCGCGTGCTCGCGATGGCCGAGGAGCGGATGCGGGCGGGCGGCTTCACCATCGCGACCACGACGAGCGCGGAGGTGCTGGGGATCCGGCTGCTTTCGCGCGATCCGCTCGCGTGGCGCGCGGAGCGGCAGTCGGCGCTCAATTTCGCGCTCGCGTTCCAGGAGGAGCTTTCGGGGCGGCGCGGCGCCGATCCGCGCGTGCACGTGAACGTGTGCGCGCACGCGGGCGAGGTGGTCGTGCGCGAGCGCGAGGCAGAGCCCGAGATCGTGGGCGGCCCGCTCGCTCGCACGGGCGATTGGGCGGCCACGGAGGAGGTCTCGGGCCTTTGCGCGACGTGGGAGATGATCCAGGACCTATCGGGCTTCTGGGCGGCTCCTGGGCCCGATCCGCTCGTCGTGGTCACGCGTCCCGGGGTCTGA
- a CDS encoding serine/threonine-protein kinase, producing MTERPARTDSEALVKPPAVRTSARCPSCGRRIGPAGCPAHGPAPQISADPLPEEGPPPRFPGYRTERVLGRGGFGTVFVAVPESAEGASGRVAIKLARSDQPGAAFRLTREIEALRAVGPPHVPAVIGGGELGPGAPYIVMELIEAPPLSVQLTSRVSPMSPAEACTSTERMLRALEAIHERGFVHRDLKPENVLVRDNGVVILDFGLVRRAGPISDKPPAVRSLQVLGTVEYMAPEQCEGRPDVDTRADIYAVGVMLYEMLSGHPPFWGPPAAVREGHLSRRPPRLPSTEGSSIPPQLEEIVLRCLEKDPRDRFQSAAALRAAIAGLRASVLHDRPSSPPETSSSPPVAPRNAPTNERRTVSLLHFASPLDPIALRGRIEALGGHMMRAAGGRYVVAFGHEAEENPARLSLRAAQDLLHRGICERVWLDLATVSVTVRPDGSKRLVSALVARADRAPAPEGPAGILLSPAARAVLSDADLAAARTPGAVTAVADGPLLLGEDPMTRLSETGPLVGREDLLDALALCALRSMHERIPSVTAVIGEAGHGKSHLRRLLVDRLRGIMNEAAVISLRAREPIAGGGDSVRDLLEEALELPPSLPEAERIPALRERLGGSRSAEAEAALALALGWVSPPRGDEPVGFPELRALEAAPGALQAVLTVAGGEALRRRAAKQPLCVVLDDAQYADEATLAILEHATLAEASAPIFVCALGRPAFREARPSWGERAAYRELHDMGPLDPQSAAALCRALLSPAENVPESAVRRLVARTQGIPLLLVELIRGLKGEGIVRRNPNGKGFYLATDELDRVPDLPLIEWLARREIAALAPAERAHAGLVATVGAEVTLPEVDGILRRLDRTGEGDDFPLDARIGIERLLAAGVLRRQRHGRIGFRHALMREAIARSVSEPLRRRIHLASVEYYRDGHGTHDEHRLAQLAHHAAQAGLSEAAGQAYLELAEAARARHAYLDAERFYSLALAEAPGPGKRKREAHRGRGLMRYRLARHDDALADFSVARAAANAAGDVIEEAEILLDEATVLDWMGDFVASDERVEQARVRSSNKKTPALAARLALGEGRSHYRFSRVDEAVAALERAASEAATLGEDGYETQVIALLQLGFLEQGLARLDDATRAIERAVALCESHGDALHLAGSINSLGLLHACRGDAEKMRADFERVISLGRELGQDTLELIGHYNLGECLYLMDRIEEAVPHVTRVLAIDAKRPGSVWHLSIALLLARIQLYRNGEGDLAAAREAAQRIRVQAAGPLAVPPAEEVFCAMIELATNSNTSDAAWDDLEARSARYSIGQERIEVAEARGLWALRHGRRDEAERRFQQAIALAARIPNAMGARLARRLAEARRA from the coding sequence ATGACCGAACGCCCCGCCCGAACGGACAGCGAAGCTCTCGTCAAACCCCCTGCGGTGCGGACGAGCGCTCGCTGCCCGTCGTGCGGGCGCCGCATCGGGCCCGCCGGATGCCCGGCGCACGGCCCCGCGCCGCAGATCTCGGCCGATCCGCTCCCCGAAGAGGGGCCGCCCCCGCGTTTTCCCGGCTACCGGACCGAGCGCGTCCTCGGGCGCGGCGGCTTCGGGACCGTGTTCGTCGCCGTGCCCGAGTCCGCGGAGGGGGCGAGCGGGCGCGTCGCGATCAAGCTCGCGAGGAGCGATCAGCCAGGCGCAGCCTTCAGGCTCACGCGCGAGATCGAGGCGCTGCGGGCGGTCGGACCGCCGCACGTGCCCGCCGTCATCGGCGGGGGCGAGCTCGGCCCAGGCGCGCCCTACATCGTGATGGAGCTCATCGAGGCGCCGCCGCTCTCGGTGCAGCTCACCTCGCGCGTCTCTCCCATGTCCCCCGCCGAGGCGTGCACGTCGACCGAGCGCATGCTGCGCGCGCTCGAGGCCATCCACGAGCGGGGCTTCGTCCACCGCGATCTCAAGCCCGAGAACGTGCTCGTCCGCGACAACGGGGTCGTGATCCTCGATTTCGGCCTCGTGCGCAGGGCAGGGCCGATCAGCGACAAACCCCCTGCGGTCCGGTCGCTCCAGGTCCTCGGCACCGTCGAGTACATGGCCCCCGAGCAGTGCGAGGGGCGGCCGGACGTCGACACGCGCGCCGATATCTACGCCGTCGGAGTCATGCTCTACGAGATGCTCTCCGGGCACCCGCCGTTCTGGGGTCCACCCGCCGCCGTGCGCGAAGGCCACCTGAGCCGCCGCCCTCCGCGATTGCCCTCGACGGAGGGGAGCTCAATCCCGCCGCAGCTCGAGGAGATCGTCCTGCGCTGCCTCGAAAAAGATCCGCGCGACAGGTTCCAGAGCGCGGCGGCGCTGCGCGCGGCGATCGCGGGCCTGCGCGCGTCCGTGCTGCACGATCGCCCCTCGTCGCCGCCGGAGACGTCCTCGTCACCCCCGGTCGCGCCTCGCAATGCCCCGACGAACGAGCGCCGCACGGTGAGCCTCTTGCACTTCGCCTCGCCGCTCGATCCCATCGCGCTGCGAGGGCGGATCGAGGCGCTCGGCGGACACATGATGCGCGCCGCGGGCGGCCGTTACGTCGTGGCCTTCGGGCACGAGGCCGAGGAGAACCCGGCGCGCCTGTCGCTGCGCGCGGCGCAGGACCTGTTGCACCGCGGGATCTGCGAGCGCGTCTGGCTCGACCTCGCCACGGTGTCCGTGACGGTGCGGCCCGACGGCTCCAAGCGCCTCGTGAGCGCCCTGGTCGCCCGCGCCGATCGCGCCCCGGCTCCCGAAGGCCCGGCCGGCATTCTGCTGTCTCCCGCCGCGCGCGCCGTGCTCTCCGACGCCGACCTCGCCGCCGCCCGTACGCCCGGCGCGGTCACCGCCGTCGCGGACGGGCCGCTGCTGCTCGGGGAAGATCCGATGACCCGGCTCAGCGAGACCGGGCCGCTCGTCGGGCGCGAGGATCTCCTCGACGCGCTCGCCCTGTGCGCGCTGCGTTCGATGCACGAGCGCATTCCGTCGGTCACGGCCGTCATCGGCGAGGCGGGGCACGGAAAGAGCCACCTGCGCAGGCTGCTCGTCGATCGGCTGCGCGGGATCATGAATGAAGCCGCGGTGATCTCGCTCCGCGCGCGCGAGCCCATCGCCGGCGGCGGCGACAGCGTGCGCGATCTGCTGGAGGAGGCGCTCGAGCTTCCCCCGTCGTTGCCCGAAGCCGAGCGCATCCCGGCCCTGCGCGAGCGCCTCGGCGGATCGCGCAGCGCAGAGGCGGAGGCCGCGCTCGCCCTCGCGCTCGGCTGGGTGAGCCCGCCGCGCGGCGACGAGCCCGTGGGCTTCCCCGAGCTGCGCGCCCTCGAGGCCGCTCCCGGCGCGCTCCAGGCCGTGCTCACCGTGGCAGGCGGCGAAGCCTTGCGCCGCCGCGCCGCCAAGCAGCCGCTCTGCGTGGTGCTCGACGACGCGCAGTACGCGGACGAGGCGACCCTCGCCATCCTCGAGCACGCGACCCTGGCCGAGGCCTCCGCGCCGATCTTCGTCTGCGCGCTCGGCCGCCCCGCGTTCCGCGAGGCGCGCCCGTCGTGGGGCGAGCGCGCCGCCTACCGCGAGCTGCACGACATGGGCCCGCTCGACCCGCAGAGCGCAGCCGCCCTGTGCCGCGCCCTCCTGTCGCCCGCCGAGAACGTCCCCGAGTCGGCCGTGCGCAGGCTCGTCGCCCGCACGCAGGGCATCCCGCTGCTTTTGGTCGAGCTCATTCGCGGCCTCAAAGGCGAGGGGATCGTCCGCCGAAACCCGAACGGCAAAGGGTTTTACCTGGCAACCGACGAGCTCGATCGCGTCCCGGACCTGCCGCTCATCGAGTGGCTCGCGCGGCGCGAGATCGCGGCCCTCGCGCCCGCCGAGCGCGCGCACGCGGGCCTCGTCGCCACCGTGGGCGCCGAGGTGACCCTGCCCGAGGTGGACGGCATCCTTCGCCGCCTCGATCGCACGGGCGAGGGGGACGATTTCCCGCTCGACGCGCGCATCGGCATCGAGCGCCTGCTCGCCGCGGGCGTCCTGCGCAGGCAGCGCCACGGCCGCATCGGCTTCCGTCACGCGCTCATGCGCGAGGCCATCGCCCGCTCGGTGTCCGAGCCGCTCCGCCGCCGCATCCACCTCGCCTCGGTCGAGTACTACCGCGACGGGCACGGCACCCACGACGAGCACAGGCTCGCGCAGCTCGCCCACCACGCCGCCCAGGCGGGCCTCTCCGAGGCCGCGGGGCAGGCCTACCTCGAGCTCGCCGAGGCCGCGCGCGCGCGCCACGCCTACCTCGACGCCGAGCGCTTCTACTCGCTCGCGCTCGCCGAGGCGCCGGGCCCCGGCAAGCGCAAGCGCGAGGCGCACCGCGGCCGAGGCCTCATGCGCTACCGCCTCGCCCGCCACGACGACGCCCTCGCCGACTTCTCCGTCGCCCGCGCCGCCGCGAACGCCGCCGGCGACGTCATCGAGGAGGCCGAGATCCTCCTCGACGAGGCGACGGTGCTCGACTGGATGGGCGACTTCGTCGCCTCCGACGAGCGCGTCGAGCAGGCCCGCGTGCGCAGCTCCAACAAGAAGACCCCCGCGCTCGCCGCGCGCCTCGCCCTCGGCGAAGGCCGATCCCATTACCGCTTCTCGCGCGTGGACGAGGCCGTCGCAGCCCTCGAGCGCGCAGCGAGCGAGGCCGCCACCCTCGGCGAGGACGGCTACGAGACGCAGGTGATCGCCCTCCTGCAGCTCGGCTTCCTCGAGCAGGGCCTCGCGCGCCTCGACGACGCGACCCGCGCCATCGAGCGCGCCGTCGCCCTCTGCGAGTCGCACGGCGACGCGCTGCACCTCGCGGGCTCGATCAACAGCCTCGGCCTGCTCCACGCCTGCCGCGGCGACGCGGAGAAGATGCGCGCCGACTTCGAGCGCGTCATCTCGCTCGGCCGCGAGCTCGGGCAAGACACCCTCGAGCTCATCGGCCACTACAACCTCGGCGAGTGCCTCTACCTGATGGACCGCATCGAAGAGGCCGTGCCGCACGTGACGCGCGTGCTCGCCATCGACGCCAAGCGACCCGGCAGCGTCTGGCACCTGTCGATCGCGCTCCTGCTCGCGCGCATCCAGCTCTACCGCAACGGCGAAGGCGACCTCGCCGCCGCACGCGAAGCCGCGCAGCGCATCCGCGTCCAGGCCGCAGGCCCGCTCGCCGTGCCTCCCGCCGAGGAGGTCTTCTGCGCGATGATCGAGCTCGCGACGAACAGCAACACGAGCGACGCCGCGTGGGACGATCTCGAGGCGCGATCGGCGCGCTACTCGATCGGCCAGGAGCGCATCGAGGTGGCCGAGGCGCGCGGCCTGTGGGCCCTGCGACACGGCCGTCGGGACGAGGCCGAGCGCCGCTTCCAGCAAGCCATCGCGCTCGCAGCCCGCATCCCGAACGCGATGGGCGCGCGCCTCGCACGCAGGCTCGCCGAGGCGCGCCGCGCCTGA
- a CDS encoding PP2C family serine/threonine-protein phosphatase: MPLWTAIALALGLVLAGGLTFQLTRPKTRRRDAELGPDAEEPLPEALPVATERNSDPRLANRTSSPERSSAPESRRSSLPRVEELQEDSDADLTLITIRSSLPSLREVEEAGSREERAPVSATAVPIVVDDDAAADEPTRASPFILVSAAGQTDQGKRRKNNEDSYLVLDEHGLFVVADGMGGYAGGEVASALAVETIEKAFRTQQFDGAPYPNVPRRGSELSRSIQMANKTIYERAHGDPSLKGMGTTVVAARFSLNKQRLYVGHVGDSRCYRLRNGEMKQITTDHTMAALGFTAAAFANRLNRAVGTSPSVEIDLIIGRPEPNDTYLLCSDGLSKMVPDAELQEILIASKHPKDALAALIERANQKGGHDNITVILVSVRSPAEYIKSLQS; the protein is encoded by the coding sequence ATGCCGCTCTGGACCGCGATCGCCCTCGCCCTCGGCCTCGTCCTCGCTGGTGGGCTCACCTTTCAGCTCACCCGCCCGAAGACCCGCCGCCGCGACGCCGAGCTCGGCCCAGACGCAGAGGAGCCGCTCCCCGAAGCGCTGCCCGTCGCGACCGAGCGCAACAGCGATCCCCGCCTCGCCAACCGCACCTCGTCCCCCGAGCGCTCTTCCGCCCCCGAGTCGCGCCGCTCGTCCCTGCCGCGCGTCGAGGAGCTGCAAGAGGACAGCGACGCCGACCTCACGCTGATCACGATCCGCAGCTCGCTCCCCAGCCTGCGCGAGGTGGAGGAGGCCGGCAGCCGCGAGGAGCGCGCGCCCGTCTCCGCCACCGCCGTGCCCATCGTCGTCGACGACGACGCAGCCGCCGACGAGCCCACGCGCGCCTCGCCCTTCATCCTCGTGAGCGCCGCAGGCCAGACCGATCAAGGCAAGCGCCGCAAGAACAACGAAGACAGCTACCTCGTGCTCGACGAGCACGGCCTGTTCGTGGTCGCCGACGGCATGGGCGGCTATGCAGGCGGCGAGGTCGCGAGCGCCCTCGCCGTCGAGACCATCGAGAAAGCCTTCCGCACGCAGCAGTTCGACGGCGCCCCGTACCCGAACGTCCCGCGCCGCGGCAGCGAGCTGAGCCGCTCGATCCAGATGGCCAACAAGACCATCTACGAGCGCGCCCACGGCGATCCGAGCCTCAAGGGCATGGGAACCACGGTGGTGGCCGCGCGCTTCTCGCTGAACAAGCAGCGCCTGTACGTGGGCCACGTGGGCGACAGCCGCTGCTACCGCCTGCGCAACGGCGAGATGAAGCAGATCACGACCGACCACACGATGGCCGCCCTCGGCTTCACCGCCGCCGCCTTCGCCAACCGCCTGAACCGCGCCGTCGGCACGAGCCCCTCGGTCGAGATCGACCTCATCATCGGCCGTCCCGAGCCCAACGACACCTACCTGCTCTGCTCCGACGGCCTGTCGAAAATGGTCCCCGACGCCGAGCTGCAAGAAATCCTCATCGCCTCCAAGCACCCGAAGGACGCCCTGGCCGCGCTCATCGAGCGCGCCAACCAGAAAGGGGGCCACGACAACATCACCGTGATCCTCGTGAGCGTCCGCTCCCCCGCCGAGTACATCAAGAGCCTCCAATCCTGA
- a CDS encoding phytoene desaturase family protein, producing the protein MDTPDAIVIGSGPNGLAAANTLANAGWSVLVLEAKSRPGGAVWTEELTLPGFHHDVGAAFFPFGETSPALVPLDLPSRGLVWRHAPLDSAHPAPDGTCPAIGRDLDASVRSLGDDGEAWRKLALWHRDTRDKMLDALLSTLPAAGAMLRFGPMNLLRLAEVAASSGRGWSERHFRTEAARRIVPALALHTDVGPDDPFGAVVGFMLAMLATSGGFAVPEGGAASITKTLIARLEELGGEVRCGARVGKIVVREGRAAAVVTDDGEEIEADRAIIADTSAPALYLRLLEDRWVPSSVTDAMRRFRQGFGTFKMDWALDGPVPWTSEEAARASVVHTGDSLDDLAAFTAEVRRGELPSNPYLVIGQQSLVDRTRAPEGRHTLWAYSRVPSTIEGGWEAAKERFADRIEARIDKLAPGFKARILGRAIFAPTDLEAMDENLIGGDLGGGSAQIRHQLVFRPMFPYFRYRTTVRGLYLGSSYAHPGAGVHGACGKNAACAALEDEG; encoded by the coding sequence ATGGACACGCCCGACGCCATCGTCATCGGATCAGGACCGAACGGGCTCGCGGCCGCCAACACGCTCGCCAACGCGGGCTGGTCGGTCCTCGTCCTCGAGGCGAAATCCCGCCCCGGCGGCGCCGTCTGGACCGAAGAGCTCACCCTGCCCGGCTTCCACCACGACGTCGGCGCCGCGTTCTTTCCGTTCGGCGAGACGAGCCCCGCGCTCGTCCCCCTCGACCTGCCGAGCCGCGGCCTCGTCTGGCGCCACGCGCCCCTCGACAGCGCCCACCCCGCCCCCGACGGCACCTGCCCCGCGATCGGCCGCGATCTCGACGCGAGCGTGCGCTCCCTGGGCGACGACGGCGAGGCCTGGAGGAAGCTCGCGCTCTGGCACCGCGACACGCGCGACAAGATGCTCGACGCGCTGCTCTCCACCCTGCCTGCGGCGGGCGCGATGCTCAGGTTCGGGCCCATGAACCTGCTCAGGCTCGCCGAGGTCGCCGCCTCCAGCGGGCGCGGCTGGTCCGAGCGGCACTTCCGCACCGAGGCCGCGCGCCGCATCGTCCCCGCCCTCGCGCTGCACACCGACGTCGGGCCCGACGATCCCTTCGGCGCCGTCGTGGGCTTCATGCTCGCCATGCTCGCCACGAGCGGCGGCTTCGCGGTGCCCGAGGGCGGCGCGGCCTCGATCACGAAGACCTTGATCGCGCGGCTCGAGGAGCTCGGGGGCGAGGTCCGCTGCGGGGCGCGCGTCGGCAAGATCGTCGTCCGCGAGGGGCGCGCGGCCGCGGTGGTGACCGATGACGGCGAGGAGATCGAAGCGGATCGCGCGATCATCGCCGACACCTCGGCGCCCGCGCTCTACCTGCGCCTGCTCGAGGATCGCTGGGTGCCGTCGAGCGTGACGGACGCGATGCGCCGGTTCCGGCAAGGCTTCGGCACCTTCAAGATGGACTGGGCGCTCGACGGCCCCGTGCCCTGGACGAGCGAGGAGGCGGCGCGCGCGTCGGTGGTCCACACGGGCGACAGCCTCGACGATCTCGCCGCGTTCACGGCCGAGGTGCGGCGCGGGGAGCTGCCGTCGAACCCGTATCTCGTCATCGGCCAGCAGTCGCTCGTGGACAGGACGCGCGCGCCCGAGGGCAGGCACACGCTCTGGGCCTACTCGCGCGTGCCCTCGACGATCGAGGGGGGCTGGGAGGCGGCGAAGGAGCGGTTCGCGGATCGGATCGAGGCGCGGATCGACAAGCTCGCGCCCGGGTTCAAGGCGCGCATCCTGGGGCGCGCGATCTTCGCGCCGACGGATCTCGAGGCGATGGACGAGAACCTCATCGGCGGCGATCTCGGGGGCGGCTCCGCGCAGATCCGGCACCAGCTCGTCTTCCGGCCGATGTTCCCCTACTTCCGCTACCGGACCACGGTGCGCGGGCTGTACCTCGGCTCCTCGTACGCGCACCCGGGGGCGGGCGTGCACGGCGCCTGCGGCAAGAATGCGGCCTGCGCGGCGCTCGAGGACGAGGGCTAG
- a CDS encoding MFS transporter, which translates to MSQAAPTLLAERAEVAPDPALTGGRARWVAWTLTWVSYASYYLGRKGISVSKKPISEALGPDVLVGVESVYLAAYAVGMSANGFLGDRIGARRLIGFGMLLSAAACVVFGASSLGIAFLAAFLVNGLAQSSGWPGNIKAMAEWTTPGNRGRVMGFWATCYQVGGAVANPLLGLLLTLGLGWRATFFIPALWLALVGVAVLLFLKRGPGAGAGAGAAKEKGAATAEDAEEARLRAEARRSVLRSRVVYCYGGAYFGIKIIRYAILLWLPFYLSTALHYADGTAANVSASFEVGGVVGTIGMGFLSDRLRSVPRSVLSSVWLVMLAGALYLYVQIGGLGMGVNFAVMALVGALLFGPDSLLSGAAAQDAGGKYAAGVAAGMVNGIGSVGAILQEALTRGVSKHYGWDKLFYVFVGLALFSAACLVPTFRVGKGRSEGR; encoded by the coding sequence ATGAGCCAAGCCGCTCCGACGCTCCTCGCCGAGCGCGCCGAGGTCGCCCCCGATCCGGCCTTGACCGGCGGCCGCGCGCGCTGGGTCGCGTGGACGCTGACGTGGGTCTCGTACGCGTCGTACTACCTCGGTCGCAAGGGCATCAGCGTCTCGAAGAAGCCCATCTCGGAGGCGCTCGGCCCGGACGTGCTCGTGGGCGTCGAGAGCGTCTACCTCGCGGCCTACGCGGTGGGGATGAGCGCGAACGGCTTCCTCGGCGATCGCATCGGTGCGCGGAGGCTCATCGGCTTCGGGATGCTGCTGTCGGCGGCGGCGTGCGTGGTGTTCGGCGCGTCGAGCCTCGGGATCGCGTTCCTCGCCGCGTTCCTCGTGAACGGCCTCGCGCAGTCGTCGGGGTGGCCGGGGAACATCAAGGCGATGGCGGAGTGGACCACGCCCGGCAACCGCGGGCGTGTGATGGGCTTCTGGGCGACGTGCTACCAGGTGGGCGGCGCCGTGGCGAACCCGCTGCTCGGGCTCCTGTTGACGCTGGGCCTGGGCTGGCGCGCGACATTTTTCATCCCCGCTCTCTGGCTCGCGCTGGTCGGTGTTGCGGTGCTGCTGTTCCTGAAGCGCGGGCCAGGCGCGGGGGCAGGGGCGGGGGCGGCGAAGGAGAAGGGGGCGGCGACGGCCGAGGATGCGGAGGAGGCGCGCCTGCGTGCCGAGGCGCGGCGGAGCGTGCTGCGGAGCCGCGTGGTGTACTGCTACGGGGGCGCGTACTTCGGCATCAAGATCATCCGCTACGCGATCCTGCTGTGGCTGCCGTTCTATCTGTCGACGGCGCTGCACTACGCCGACGGGACGGCCGCGAACGTGTCGGCGTCGTTCGAGGTGGGCGGCGTGGTGGGGACGATCGGGATGGGCTTTCTGTCGGACCGTCTGCGGAGCGTGCCGCGCTCGGTGCTGTCGAGCGTGTGGCTCGTGATGCTGGCGGGGGCGCTGTACCTGTACGTGCAGATCGGCGGGCTCGGGATGGGCGTGAACTTCGCGGTGATGGCGCTCGTTGGCGCGCTGCTGTTCGGGCCGGACTCGCTGCTGAGCGGAGCCGCGGCGCAGGACGCGGGCGGCAAGTACGCGGCGGGTGTGGCGGCGGGGATGGTGAACGGGATCGGATCGGTGGGAGCGATCCTGCAGGAAGCGCTGACGCGCGGCGTGAGCAAGCACTACGGCTGGGACAAGCTGTTCTACGTGTTCGTGGGTCTGGCGCTGTTCTCGGCCGCGTGCCTGGTGCCGACGTTCCGGGTGGGGAAGGGGAGGTCGGAAGGGCGGTGA